Genomic DNA from Modestobacter versicolor:
ACGGTGGGCAACGCCGACTCCCGCGCCTTCGTCGTCCGGCTGACGCTGTGCATGACCATCGCCGAGGTCGCCCGCCAGCTGCTGCCGATCGAGCGGCCGTACTGGGTGCTGCTGACCGTGGCGATCGTGCTCAAGCCCGACTACGGGTCGGTGTTCACCCGGGCGGTGCAGCGCGGCGCCGGCACGCTGCTCGGCGTCCTGATCGGCTCGCTGCTGCTCACCTTCCTGGGCCGGGACGCCTGGGTGCTGCTGCCGATGGCGCTGGCGGCCGGCGCGCTCCCGTGGGCGCGCAGCGGCAACTTCGGGCTGTTCTCGGTCTTCCAGACCCCGCTGATCATCCTGCTGCTGGACCTGGCCACGCCCAGCGGCGCTGAGCTCGTCGGGGCGCGGCTGGTCGACACCCTGATCGGCTGCGGCATCGTGCTGCTCTTCGGCTACCTGCTGTGGCCGCAGACCTGGCGGGCCCCGCTGGACGACGCCCTGCGCGGGGCCGCGCTGGCGCTGGACCGGTTCATCGACGCGGCGTTCAACGAGAGCCCGGTGGAGACCCGGCGGGCGCGGCGGGCCAGCTACCGGGCGCTGACCGAGCTGCAGACCCAGCTGCAGCGCCGGCTGGCCGAACCGCCGCCGATCAGCACCCGGGCGGCGGCGTGGTGGCCGGTCATCGTGCAGCTGGAGCGGACGTCGGACGCGGTCACCGAGGCGGTCATCGCGATGCGCTCCGGCGAGCCGCAGCCCGACCCGGGCCAGGTGACCGTGGTGCGCCGGGCCGTGCGGGAGCTGGAGGAGGACCTGCGCGACCACCGCCTCCCCGACGACGCGGAGATCCACGCCGAGGGGGTGCTGGCCCCGGTCGCCCGGGAGGTCGACGCGGCCCGCCGGCTGGTGCGGGAGACCACCCCCGGACGCCGGGTCGGCGTCCGCGGCGCCGACGACTGAGCAGTCCCGGACCGCCGACGGCCCGGGCTCAGCCCGTCGTCGACCGCACGCGGGCCAGCAGCGCGCCCGCGTCGGCGGCCGTCAGCGGCCGGTGCAGCAGGTAGCCCTGGGCGTGGTCGCAGCCGTCGGCCAGCAGCCGCACCAGCTGGGCCGGCTCCTCGACGCCCTCGGCCACCACGGTCAGCCCGAAGGTGTGCGCGGCGCGGATGATCAGCGCGACCAGCTCCTCGTGCCCCGGCTCGGCGGAGCCGATGAAGCTGCGGTCGATCTTCAGGGTGTCCACCGGCATGTGCCGCAGCTGGCCGATCGAGGTGTAGCCGGTGCCGAAGTCGTCGATGGCCACGGACGTGCCCAGGGCGCGCAGCGCGGCCAGGTTGTCGAGCGCCGCGGGGGCGTCGACCAGCACCGTCTCGGTCACCTCCAGCACGAGCAGCGCGGGCGGCAGCCCCGAGGCGGCGAGGACGTCGGCGACGTCCTGCACGACGCTGCGGTCGGCCAGGTGCCGGCCGGAGATGTTGACCGCCATCGTCGGCTCCGGGGTGTCGGGCGCAGCCGGGTGGACCCGGCGCCACTCCGCCAGCTGCCGGGTCGCCTCGTGCAGCACCCAGCGGTCCAGGTCGCAGATCAGCGAGGAGGCCTCGGCGACCGGGATGAAGTCGTCCGGCGCGACCCAGCCGTGGCCCGGGCGCTGCCACCGGATCAGCGCCTCGTAGCCGCTGACCCGGTCGTCGGCGACGTCCACGACCGGCTGGTAGTGCAGCTCCATCTCGCCGTTGGTCAGGCCCGCGGCGATGGCGGCCTCCAGCTCGGCGCGCTCGGCCAGCTGGGCGCGCAGCACGTCGTCGAAGACCTCGGCGCGGCTGCGGCCCTGCCGCTTGGCGCGGTAGGTGGCGGTGTCCGCCTCGGCGAACAGCACGTCCGCGTCGGCGATCCCGTCCCGGCTGACGGCGACGCCCACGCTGACGCCGATCCGCACGGTGTGGCCGCCGGCGCCGATCGGCTCGCTGATCGAGGTGATGAGCCGCTCGGCCAGCTCCAGCAGGTCGCCCTCGTGCGCCACCGGCTCGACCAGGACGACGAACTCGTCGCCGCCCAGCCGGCACACGACGTCACCGGCGCGGACCACGTCCCGCAGCCGGGTCGCGACCACCCGCAGCACCTCGTCACCGACGGCGTGGCCGTGGTTGTCGTTGACCGCCTTGAAGCCGTCCAGGTCGAGGTACAGCAGCCCGGTCATCGAGCCCGACCGCTGCCCCCTCGACAGCGCCGCCGCGGTCAGCCGCAGCGCCTGGCCCCGGTTGGGCAGCTCGGTCAGCTGGTCGTGGGTGGCCTGGTGGGCCAGCGCCGACTGCAGCTCCTCGCGCTGGCGCACCGACCGGACGATCTGCCGGACCGAGGCGTGCACGACCTCGCCCAGCGGGCCGGGCAGCGGCTCGTCCAGCAGCGCGTTCGACAGGTCCCCGCGGGCGACCGCCCGGGCCTGGTCCTGGATCCGCCGGAGGCTGGCCACCGCCGAGCCGAGGGCGGCGGAGACGGTGCGCACCTCCCACGGGCCGTCGACCTGGACGTCGACCAAGGAGCCCCGGCTGACCTGCTCGGCCTGCCCGGCCAGCAGGCCCAGCGAGCGGGAGACGGTGCGGCCGAGCAGGAACGCCCCGGCCACCGACAGCAGCAGCAGCCCGGCCCCCACGGCCAGCGCGGTGACCCGGCTGGCGTCGGCGGCCCGGCGGTCGGCCGCGGCCAGCGCCTGGGCGTCGTGGACGGCGACGTCCAGCACGTCGGCGAGCAGCGTGCTGCGGGCGACGTGGGCGCGGACCAGCGACAGCACCTGGTCGACCGTCATGGCCGCGCTGGTGACGCCGTCGGCGTAGGCGGCCAGGACGTCGTCCACGGCGGTGAAGGTGGTGGAGTCGCGGCCGTCCGCCCAGGCCACCCGCAGGTCGCTCTGGGACAGCTCCTCCATCTGGCGGTACGCGCTGGTGTAGTCGACCCAGGCGTTCTCCCAGGACAGCGCCGCGTAGCCCTCGGGGTTGCCCCCGGAGAGCTGCTCGCTGAGGAAGAGCGGCACGACCTGCCCGGCGCGCTGGGTCAGCGCCGCGACCAGCTCGACGTCGCGGGTGGCCTGCGCCGTGGCGAGCGGGGCCTCCTCCGCGTTGGCGGCGGCCGCGGCCGCGCGCTCGGCGTTCATCAGGCCCTTGGTGACGTCGAGGTAGGCGACGTAGACGTCGACGACGTCGAGCCCGGCCGCCTCGACCTCGGCGCGCACGGCCTCGAGGTGGTCGGCTGCCCGGTCCGCGGCCGCGGCGCCGACCTGTCCCACCGGCAGGAGCGCGAGGGCGCGGTCGGTGGTCCGTTGCGCCCGGTCGAAGGTGATCTGGTCCTGCTGCCGCTCGGCGGCGGCCACGACCTCGGTGCGCCCGGTCGACGTCGTGCCGGCCGAGGCGTCCATGACCGCCAGCGACAGCGCGGGGACGACCTCCTCTTCCACGCTGCTGCGGACGGCGTCCAGCAGCGCGACGGCGTGCACGGCGGCCTCGGCGCGGGCGGCGCTGGCCGCCTCGACCGTCCGCTGGCGGGCGATGCCCCAGGTCAGGGCGCCGACGCCGAGCAGCGGGACGAGGACGAGCGCGGTCAGGTACGCCCACAGCGGCGCCCGGCGCCTGCTGCGGACGCGAGCCGCACCGGTCGACGTCATAGCAGCGGCATCGACCGCCCGGACCGGGACGTTGAGGCCGGCACCCCCTTCGGGTGAGCCCCGCCGGCTACTCCCGCACGTCGGCGGGGCCGTCGGACATGGGCATCCCGGCTGCCCGCCAGGCCTGGACGCCGCCGGCCAGGTCGGTGGCGCGGTGCAGCCCGACGGCACGCAGCGAGGCGGCGGCCAGGCTGGAGCTGTAGCCGTGCCGGCACACCACGACCACCTCGAGGTCCGGCCCGGTCGCCTCCGGGATGCGCCAGGGGCTGGTCGGGTCCAGCCGCCACTCGAGCACCGTCCGGTCGATCACCAGCGCGCCCGGGAACTCCCCCTGCACCCGCCGGTGCTGCTCGGTCCGGGTGTCGACCACCAGCGCCCCGCGGGCGGCCGCGGCCACCAGCTCGGCCAGGGTCAGCCGGTGCACGCCGACGCGGCTGGCGGCCAGCACGTCCTCGATGCCCACGGCGGCAGCGTGCCCGACGCCGGGCGCGGCGAGAGCAGCGGGTCAGCCGGCGACCGGTGCCCCGTCCAGCAGGGCGCCGGCGTCGGCGGCCGAGAGCGGCCGGTGCAGCAGGTAGCCCTGCGCCCGGTCGCACCCGTCGGCCAGCAGCCGTGCCAGCTGGGCCGGCTCCTCCACGCCCTCGGCGACCACCGTCAGGCCGAAGGTGTGCGCCACCCGGATCATGAGCGCGACGAGCTCCTCGTGCCCCGGCTCGGCGGAGCCGATGAAGCTCCGGTCGATCTTCAGCGTGTCCACCGGCATGTGCCGCAGCTGGCCGATCGAGGTGTAGCCCGTGCCGAAGTCGTCGATGGCCACGGTGGTGCCCATCCCGCGCAGCGCGGCCAGGTTGTCGATGGCCGAGGGGTCGTCGACCAGCACGGTCTCCGTCACCTCGAGCACCAGCAGCCGGGCGGGCAGGCCCGAGGCGGCGAGCGCGTCGGCGACGTCCTGCACGACCTGCCGGTCGGCCAGGTGCCGCCCGGAGATGTTCACCGCGACGGTCGGCTCGGGGGCACCCGGGTCGACCGGACGGGTCCGGCGCCACTCCGCCAGCTGCCGGGTCGCCTCCAGCAGCACCCAGCGGTCCAGCTCGCAGATCAGCCGGGAGCCCTCGGCCACCGGGATGAACGAGTCCGGTGGCACCAGGCCGTGCCCGGGGCGCTGCCACCGGATCAGCGCCTCGTACCCGGTGAGTCGGCCGGAGGAGACGTCGACGACCGGCTGGTACGCCAGCTCCATCTCCCCGTGGGTCAGCCCGTGGGCGATCGCGTCCTCCAGCTCCGCGCGGGTGGCCAGCTGGGCACGCAGCGCCTCGTCGAAGACCTCGGCGCGACCCCGCCCCTGCCGCTTGGCGCGGTAGGTCGCGGCGTCGGCCTCGGCGAAGAGGACGTCGGCGACGGTGGACGCGTCCCGGCTCACCGCGATCCCGACGCTGGCGCCGATCCGCACGACGTGGCCGCCGGCCGTGATCGGCTCCCGCGCGGCCGCGATCAGCCGCTCGGCCAGGTCCAGCAGGTCGCCCTCGGCCTCGACCGGCTCGACCAGGACGACGAACTCGTCCCCGCCCAGCCGGCAGACGACGTCCCCGGCGCGCACGGTGTCCCGCAGCCGGCCGGCGACCTCGCGCAGGACGGCGTCGCCGCACGCGTGCCCGTGGGTGTCGTTGACGCCCTTGAAGCCGTCGAGGTCGACGAACAGCAGCCCGGTCATCGACCCCGACCGCTGCCCGCGGAACAGCGCCGAGGCGGTGAGCTGCAGTGCCTGGGCCCGGTTGGGCAGCTCGGTCAGCGGGTCGTGCGCCGCCTGGTGGGCCAGTGCCGACTGGAGCTCCTCTCGCTGCCGCACGGAGCTGACGATCTGCCGCACCGAGGCGTGCACGACCTCGCCCAGCGGGCCGGGCAGCGGCTCGTCCAGCAGCGCGTTCGAGAGGTCGCCGCGGGCGACCGCCCGGGCCTGGTCCTGGATCCGCCGCAGGCTGGCCACCGCCGAGCCCAGCGCGGTGGAGACGGTCCGCACCTCCCGCGGGCCGCCGACCTCCACCTCCACCAGCTCGCCGCGGCTGACCTGGCCGGCCTGGTCGGCGAGCAGCCCGAGCGACCGGGAGACCGTGCGCCCCAGGTACAGGGCGCCCAGCGCGGCGGCCAGCAGCACACCGAGGCCGAGCAGCAGGGTCGCGGTGCGGCGCTCGGTGGCGTGCTCGCGGTCCGCGGCGGCCGAGGACTGCGCGCGACCGGCCGCGTCGTCCACCAGGCCGGTGTACAGCGCGTCCCGGGCGGCGCTCTGGAACATCAGCGGCACCATCTCGGGCACCGAGAGGACCGGCAGCTCGGCGTCGGTCGGGGTGAGCACCGCGTCCAGGCTGGCCACCACCGAGGAGTCGCGCGCCGACGCCCACTGCCGGCGCAGCGCCGGTTGGGACAGGTCGTCCATCTGGTCCAGCGCATCGGTGTAGGCCAGCCAGCCGGTCTCCCGGGCCAGCCGGGACCCGATCATCGAGTCGCCTCCGCCGTCGCCCAGCAGGGCACCGAGGAACAGCGGCATCTGCCGGCTGGCCGTGGTGGCCAGCTCGGCGACCAGGCCGACGTCCTGGATGGCGCGGAGGGTGGAGGCGGACACGCCCTCGGCGCTCGCCGCGGAGGCAGCACCGCGCTGGGCGTGCATGAGCTCGGTGGAGACCCCGAGGTACTGCAGGTAGATGGCCTCGAGCTCGAGGGTGAGGTCGTCGGCGCTGCGGCGGACCTCCGCCACCCGGTCGGCCGCCGCGACCGCCGCGTCGGCGCCGTAGCTGCTCCGCCCGGCGCTGACCAGCGCCTCGTCGGTCACCCCCCGCGCGATCGCCTGGGTCGCCTCGGCCTGCTGCCGCTGCGCGTCGAGCACGCTCGCCGGCAGGCCGAGGGCGGAGGCGACGGCGGGGTCCTCGATGACGGCGAGGGCCAGGGTCGGCAGGATCTCCTGCTCGACGCCGCTGCGGGCGGTGTCCAGCTCCGCGAGGGCGCGGACGGCCGCCTCGGCCCGTGCCGCGCTGGCCGCTTCGGCCACCCGGGACCGGGTCACCACCACGGTGAGGACCACGACACCGACCAGCGGCACCAGCACCAGAGCGGTCAGGTAGGTCCACAACGGCGTGCCCCGGCTGCGTCGCCGGCCACGCTCCCCCGTCCATCGCATGGAGCGGGCATCGGCACGGCCGCCCGCTGCACCAAGCGGATCCGGGCCGGACGGGTCTCGAAAGGGTGAGGTGCGGAGGTGGGCGCGGAGGGTCTCGAACCCCCGACCACTCGCTTGTAAGGCGAGCGCTCTACCGCTGAGCTACGCGCCCGCGGATGCGACCGGCTGACCGGCCGCCTCCTTCATCAGGCGGCCGCGGAGAGCTCCGCGACCGCGTCCTTCCAGCCCGACTGCGCCCGCGCGTCGCCCGGGCCGTTGATCTCGGCGAAGGTGATCGTGCCCTCGGCGTCGACCAGGAAGGTGCCGCGCAGCGCCATGCCGGCCTTGTCGTTGAAGACGCCGTAGGCCTGGGCGGTGGCGCCGTGCGGCCAGAAGTCCGACAGCAGCGGGAAGCCGAAGCCCTCCTTCTCGCGGAAGGCCTTCAGCGCGAACGTCGGGTCGGTGGAGATCGCCACGACCCGCACGCCGGCGTCGGTGTAGGTGGCCAGCTCGTCGCGCAGCTGGCACAGCTCACCGGTGCAGGTGCCGGAGAACGCGAAGGGGTAGAAGACGACGAGCACGGGGGCACCCCGCAGCTCGGCGAGGGAGACGACCTGCTTGTCCTGGTCGGGCAGGCTGAACTCAGGGGCGGTGTCACCGACGGAGAGGCTCATGCGCCCGATCGTGCCCCACGAGGTGACGGGCTGGAACGGCCACCCCTCAGGGGCCCGCGCCGAGCTCGCGAGGCGTGGGGGGAGGGGTGGTCCTTCTTCAGCGACGGGAGCGGGCGGCCTTCGGGGTGACCAGCCGGATGCCGGACCAGTCCTTGGCCGCGGAGATGCTCGACGTCTGCTGCAGCCCGGCGGTGGGGGCGGCCTCGGTGACGTCACCGGGCTCGACGTGGCCGGGGCGCCCGGACTTGGGCACCAGCAGCCAGACGACGCCGTCCTCGGCCAGCGAGGCGATGGAGTCGACGAGCGCGTCGATCAGGTCGCCGTCCTCCTCCCGCCACCACAGCAGGACGACGTCGGCCACCTCGTCGGAGTCCTCGTCGACCATCTCACCGCCGGACAGCTCCACGACGGAGTCGCGCAGGTCCTCGTCGGCGTCCTCGTCCCAGCCGAGCTCTTGCACGACCATGCCCGGCTTGATCCCCAGCCGGGCAGCCATGCTGGTGCTGCCCGAGTCGACGCTCATCCCTGCTCGTCCTCCATGTAGCTCAGTCAACCGAATCTGCCGCGCGAGTGCACGGCCACGTGCCGCACGTGTCCTGGTGCGGACCGACAGTGTGCTGGTTGGACCGGCTCCTGCGATACCCGGCCTCTCAGTCCGGGCACGCGGCCTCCAGCGCGTCGGACGCCGGGACCAGCCCGGCGTCGGTGCCGCGGCCCCCGGCCCGGAGGTCGGCCGACATCGCCGTGGCGGCGGCCAGCAGCGCCTCGGCGGCGTCCCGCACGGCGCCCGGCGGCGCGGCGGAGACCAGCGGCCGGCCCTCGGCGACCGCGGCGTCGTACTCCGCGGCGACCTGCTCGGCCGACTGGGCCGGCTGCTGGCCGGCCTCGGTCGCCGCCCACCAGTCCAGCCAGGCGGCGTTGGCCGTGATGAGCCCGAAGCCCAGGCCGGCGCAGACCTCCGCCTCGCTGACGACCGGCGGCGCGGGCGCCGACGAGGTGGGGGCGGCCGACGAGGTGCGGGCGGCCGACGGTGACGGTGACGGGGAGGGCGACCGCGAGGACGACGACGAGGAGGACGAGCTGGTCGGCCCGGTGTCCGCGGCGCTGGCCTCGCCGGGCACCGTGCTCGAGCACGCTCCCAGCGTCAGCACGACCGCGGCCGCCGCGAGCAGCCGAGCGGTCGCGCCCATGCCCCACCCCCGGCCCGGTGGCCCGCCCCCGGGGCCCGTCGGCGCGGAGCGTAGGGCATCCGGGAGCCCTCGCACGAGGGCCCGACGAGGTCCGCGGCGGGGTCGCCCGGGACGTCCCGCAGGACGTCGAGCGCGGGTCGCGTGACGCCGACGACCCGGACAGGAGACGATGGGGGCATGAGCGCACCGCAGCAGTCGGACGGAGACCCCGCCCGCACCACCGGCACCCCTCGCGCGGTCATCACCGACGGGCGGCCCAGCCAACTCCCGGACACCGATCCGGACGAGACCCAGGAGTGGCTCGAGTCCCTCGACGCGGTCGTCGACCACGCCGGCCGCAACCGCGCCCGCTACCTGATGCTCCGGATGCTGGAGCGCAGCCGCGAGCAGCAGGTCGGCGTCCCCGCGCTCCGCAGCACCGACTACATCAACACGATCCCGCCGGAGCAGGAGCCGTGGTTCCCCGGCGACGAGGACGCCGAGCGGAAGATCCGCCACGCGATCCGCTGGAACGCCGCGATCATGGTGCACCGCGCGCAGCGGCCGGGGATCGGCGTCGGCGGGCACATCTCCTCCTACGCCTCCTCGGCGATGCTCTACGAGGTCGGCTTCAACCACTTCTTCAAGGGCAAGGACCACCCGGGCGGCGGCGACCAGATCTACTTCCAGGGCCACGCCTCCCCCGGCATCTACGCCCGCGCCTTCCTCGAGGGCCGGCTCGACGAGCACCAGCTCGACGGGTTCCGCCAGGAGGTCAGCCACCCCGGTGGCGGGCTGTCGTCCTACCCGCACCCCCGGCTGATGCCGGACTTCTGGGAGTTCCCCACCGTCTCGATGGGCCTCGGCCCGATGAACGCGATCTACCAGGCGCGGTTCAACCGCTACCTGCACAACCGCGGCATCGCCGACACCTCCGACCAGCACGTGTGGGCCTTCCTCGGCGACGGCGAGACCGACGAGCCCGAGTCGCTCGGCCCGATCGGGCTGGCCGCCCGCGAGGAGCTGGACAACCTCACCTTCGTCATCAACTGCAACCTGCAGCGGCTCGACGGCCCGGTGCGCGGCAACGGCAAGGTCATCCAGGAGCTGGAGTCCTTCTTCCGCGGCGCCGGCTGGAACGTCGTCAAGGTGATCTGGGGCCACGGCTGGGACAAGCTGCTGGCCGCCGACCGCGACGGTGCGCTGGTCAACCTGATGAACAGCACGCCCGACGGCGACTACCAGACCTACAAGGCCGAGGACGGCGCCTTCGTGCGCGAGCACTTCTTCGGCCGCGACCCGCGCACCCGCAAGCTGGTCGAGGGCATGACCGACGACGAGGTCTGGCAGCTCGCCCGCGGCGGCCACGACTACCGGAAGGTCTACGCCGCCTACAAGGCCGCGATGGACCACAAGGGCCAGCCGACGGTCATCCTGGCCAAGACCATCAAGGGCTGGACGCTGGGCAGCCACTTCGAGGGCCGCAACTCCACGCACCAGATGAAGAAGCTCACCGCCGAGGACCTGGTGGGCTTCCGCGACCGGCTGCAGATCCCGATCCCGGACGAGCAGCTCGACAAGACCATGCCGCCGTACTACAAGCCCGCGCCGGACTCCCCCGAGATGCAGTACATGCTCGAGCGGCGTCGCGCGCTGGGTGGGTCGATCCCCCGGCGGCGGTCGGAGCACAAGCCGCTGAAGACCCCGGAGGACAAGGCGTTCGACGTCCTCCGGCGCGGCTCGGGCAAGCAGGAGGTGGCCACCACCATGGCCTTCGTCCGGCTGCTCAAGGAGCTGATCAAGGACAAGGAGCTCGGCCCGCGCTTCGTACCGGTCATCCCCGACGAGGCCCGCACGTTCGGGATGGACTCGCTCTTCCCGACGCAGAAGATCTACAACCCGCACGGCCAGAACTACACGTCGGTCGACCGCGAGCTGATGCTGGCCTACAAGGAGTCCGAGCTGGGCCAGATCCTGCACGAGGGCATCAACGAGGCCGGTTCGACGGCGTCGTTCACCGCGGCCGGCACGTCCTACGCCACCCACGGCGAGGCGATGATCCCGATCTACATCTTCTACTCGATGTTCGGGTTCCAGCGCACCGCCGACTCCATCTGGGCGGCTGCCGACCAGATGACCCGCGGCTTCCTGCTGGGCGCGACCGCCGGCCGGACGACGCTGAACGGCGAGGGGCTGCAGCACGAGGACGGGCACTCGCTGCTGATGGCCGCGACCAACCCCGCCGTCGTCACCTACGACCCCGCGTTCTCCTACGAGGTCGGGGCGATCACCAAGGACGCCCTGGCCCGGATGTACGGCGAGGACCCGGGCGCCCCGCTCGGCGAGCACCGCGACCCGAACGTCATGTACTACCTGACGATCTACAACGAGCCCTACGTGCAGCCGGCCCAGCCGGAGGACCTCGACCTCGCCGCCCTGCTCGCCGGCATGTACCGCTACGCCGAGGGCCCGCAGACCGAGGGCCCCAAGGCGCAGGTCCTCGCCTCGGGCGTGGCCGTGCCGTGGGCGCTGCGCGCCCAGGAGCTGCTGGCGAACGACTGGGGCGTCTCGGCCGACGTGTGGTCGGTGACCTCGTGGACCGAGCTGCGCCGGGAGGCGCTCGAGGCCGACGAGTGGAACATGCTCAACCCGGCCGAGGAGCCGAAGGTCCCCTTCGTCACCCGGCAGCTGGAGGGCACCCAGGGCCCGATCGTGGCGGTGTCGGACTGGATGAAGGCCGTCCCCGACCTCATCGCGCCGTTCGTCCCCGGCGGGCTGGCCAGCCTCGGCACCGACGGGTTCGGCCTCTCCGACACCCGCCCGGCGCTGCGGCGGCACTTCCACGTCGACGCCGAGGCGATCGTCGTCCGCACGCTGGCCTCGCTGGCCTCGCGCGGTGAGGTCGACCGCGACCTGGTCCGCCAGGCCCTGGAGAAGTACCAGGAGCGCGACGAGCAGGCCGCTCCCGAGGAGCGCCGGACGGACGACCACCCGGCCACCTGAGGCAGCACGGCAGCGGCCCGTCTCCCCCACCGGGGAGGCGGGCCGCTGCCGCGTTCAGCGCCCGGCGCGCGCCGCCGCGGCGGTGGCGACCGCGCCGGCGCCCAGCAGCACCCGGCGGATCTCGTGGCCGCCCTCCCACCGCGCCCGCTGGGTCTGCCAGTCCACCGCCTCCTGCTCGACCTGCCAGCTGCGCAGCTCGTGGTTGACCGGGGCGTTCACGGCCCGCGTGACCCGCACGGCGGCCACGTCGGCGACGGCCGCCGCGGCCCGGCCCGCACCGGCGACCGGCCGGCCGGCGAGCAGCGACAGCACCGCCGCGACCGCGCCGCTGCCGATGGCGCCGAGCAGCACCGGCGGGGCGAGCCGGCGCATCACCCGGTCCCGGCGCTGCTGCGCCGGCAGCCAGTGCGCCCAGTCGGCCCGCAGACGGCGGCGGCGGAGCGGGTCGGCCACCAGCAGCGCGACCAGGACGGCGGTCAGGACGTCGTGCAGCCGGCACACCCGGCGGGTCGTCGTGCCCATGCCGCACGAGCGTGGCCCGACCGCCGCCGTACCGGAACCCCCTCCGGCACGGCGCCCGCGGTCAGCCGGCCAGCGCCTGCAGGGCCATCCGCGCGTAGAGGGCGACACCGTTGGGCAGCGCGTCCTCGTCGAAGACCACCAGGTTCGAGTGGTTGCCCGGTGCGGTGGCCGGGTCGAGCTCCGGCGGGCAGGCACCGAGGAACGCCATCGCGCCCGGCACCCGCTCCAGCACGTAGGAGAAGTCCTCGGCCCCCATCAGCGGCACGGGCATCACGGCGCTGTGCTGCTCGCCCAGCAGGGCCGCCGCCGTGTCGGTGACCTGCGCGGCGACCCCGGCGTCGTTGACGGTCACCGGGTAGCCCTCGACGTGCACGAACTCCGCGGTCATGTCGTGGGCCAGGGCCACGTGCTCGCCCACCCGCTGCACCGAGGCCAGCACGTCGGCCCGCCGCTCCGGCGAGAGCGTGCGGATCGTGCCGTGCAGCAGCGCGGACGCCGGGATGATGT
This window encodes:
- a CDS encoding rhodanese-like domain-containing protein — protein: MGIEDVLAASRVGVHRLTLAELVAAAARGALVVDTRTEQHRRVQGEFPGALVIDRTVLEWRLDPTSPWRIPEATGPDLEVVVVCRHGYSSSLAAASLRAVGLHRATDLAGGVQAWRAAGMPMSDGPADVRE
- a CDS encoding peroxiredoxin, which produces MSLSVGDTAPEFSLPDQDKQVVSLAELRGAPVLVVFYPFAFSGTCTGELCQLRDELATYTDAGVRVVAISTDPTFALKAFREKEGFGFPLLSDFWPHGATAQAYGVFNDKAGMALRGTFLVDAEGTITFAEINGPGDARAQSGWKDAVAELSAAA
- a CDS encoding putative bifunctional diguanylate cyclase/phosphodiesterase; this translates as MTSTGAARVRSRRRAPLWAYLTALVLVPLLGVGALTWGIARQRTVEAASAARAEAAVHAVALLDAVRSSVEEEVVPALSLAVMDASAGTTSTGRTEVVAAAERQQDQITFDRAQRTTDRALALLPVGQVGAAAADRAADHLEAVRAEVEAAGLDVVDVYVAYLDVTKGLMNAERAAAAAANAEEAPLATAQATRDVELVAALTQRAGQVVPLFLSEQLSGGNPEGYAALSWENAWVDYTSAYRQMEELSQSDLRVAWADGRDSTTFTAVDDVLAAYADGVTSAAMTVDQVLSLVRAHVARSTLLADVLDVAVHDAQALAAADRRAADASRVTALAVGAGLLLLSVAGAFLLGRTVSRSLGLLAGQAEQVSRGSLVDVQVDGPWEVRTVSAALGSAVASLRRIQDQARAVARGDLSNALLDEPLPGPLGEVVHASVRQIVRSVRQREELQSALAHQATHDQLTELPNRGQALRLTAAALSRGQRSGSMTGLLYLDLDGFKAVNDNHGHAVGDEVLRVVATRLRDVVRAGDVVCRLGGDEFVVLVEPVAHEGDLLELAERLITSISEPIGAGGHTVRIGVSVGVAVSRDGIADADVLFAEADTATYRAKRQGRSRAEVFDDVLRAQLAERAELEAAIAAGLTNGEMELHYQPVVDVADDRVSGYEALIRWQRPGHGWVAPDDFIPVAEASSLICDLDRWVLHEATRQLAEWRRVHPAAPDTPEPTMAVNISGRHLADRSVVQDVADVLAASGLPPALLVLEVTETVLVDAPAALDNLAALRALGTSVAIDDFGTGYTSIGQLRHMPVDTLKIDRSFIGSAEPGHEELVALIIRAAHTFGLTVVAEGVEEPAQLVRLLADGCDHAQGYLLHRPLTAADAGALLARVRSTTG
- a CDS encoding DUF3052 domain-containing protein: MSVDSGSTSMAARLGIKPGMVVQELGWDEDADEDLRDSVVELSGGEMVDEDSDEVADVVLLWWREEDGDLIDALVDSIASLAEDGVVWLLVPKSGRPGHVEPGDVTEAAPTAGLQQTSSISAAKDWSGIRLVTPKAARSRR
- a CDS encoding putative bifunctional diguanylate cyclase/phosphodiesterase — translated: MRWTGERGRRRSRGTPLWTYLTALVLVPLVGVVVLTVVVTRSRVAEAASAARAEAAVRALAELDTARSGVEQEILPTLALAVIEDPAVASALGLPASVLDAQRQQAEATQAIARGVTDEALVSAGRSSYGADAAVAAADRVAEVRRSADDLTLELEAIYLQYLGVSTELMHAQRGAASAASAEGVSASTLRAIQDVGLVAELATTASRQMPLFLGALLGDGGGDSMIGSRLARETGWLAYTDALDQMDDLSQPALRRQWASARDSSVVASLDAVLTPTDAELPVLSVPEMVPLMFQSAARDALYTGLVDDAAGRAQSSAAADREHATERRTATLLLGLGVLLAAALGALYLGRTVSRSLGLLADQAGQVSRGELVEVEVGGPREVRTVSTALGSAVASLRRIQDQARAVARGDLSNALLDEPLPGPLGEVVHASVRQIVSSVRQREELQSALAHQAAHDPLTELPNRAQALQLTASALFRGQRSGSMTGLLFVDLDGFKGVNDTHGHACGDAVLREVAGRLRDTVRAGDVVCRLGGDEFVVLVEPVEAEGDLLDLAERLIAAAREPITAGGHVVRIGASVGIAVSRDASTVADVLFAEADAATYRAKRQGRGRAEVFDEALRAQLATRAELEDAIAHGLTHGEMELAYQPVVDVSSGRLTGYEALIRWQRPGHGLVPPDSFIPVAEGSRLICELDRWVLLEATRQLAEWRRTRPVDPGAPEPTVAVNISGRHLADRQVVQDVADALAASGLPARLLVLEVTETVLVDDPSAIDNLAALRGMGTTVAIDDFGTGYTSIGQLRHMPVDTLKIDRSFIGSAEPGHEELVALMIRVAHTFGLTVVAEGVEEPAQLARLLADGCDRAQGYLLHRPLSAADAGALLDGAPVAG